One region of Quercus lobata isolate SW786 chromosome 2, ValleyOak3.0 Primary Assembly, whole genome shotgun sequence genomic DNA includes:
- the LOC115975227 gene encoding uncharacterized protein LOC115975227, translating to MASLNLSYSTTTTTISSLSTLRKPKPKPLAFTSNISTKFLKTQTFKTLTPLKSKPTTTHSDLSPLDSTTTITHLNTNTTNNLKNLKSRLHNNETLYGIFLLTFSPTLAEIAGLSGYDFVVLDMEHGPGGIPEALACLHALTATNTPAILRLPESSAAWAKKALDLGPQGLMFPMIESPIEAQEAVSYCRFPPRGVRGSAHTVVRASNYGIDEGYLSNYEDELLIMCQVESVEGVKHVDEIAAVDGVDCVQMGPLDLSASMGYLWDPGNKKVKDMLRVAERAVLNSEGGNGGAYLSGFALPYDGPDDLRKRGYHMVSGAVDVGLFRSAAVEDVKKFKRGLEMDGSDDEQEDRQDGDEKYWSE from the coding sequence ATGGCTTCTCTCAATCTCAGCTAttccaccacaaccaccaccatttcctctctctcaactctcagaaagccaaagccaaagcctTTGGCTTTCACTTCCAACATTTCCACCAAATTCCTCAAAACCCAAACATTCAAAACCTTAACCCCTctcaaatccaaacccaccacTACTCATTCAGATCTCTCCCCCCTAGACTCCACCACCACAATCACTCAcctaaacacaaacacaaccaaCAACCTCAAAAACCTCAAATCTCGTCTCCACAACAACGAGACCTTGTACGGTATCTTCCTCCTCACCTTTTCCCCAACCTTAGCCGAAATCGCCGGTCTCTCCGGCTACGACTTCGTAGTCCTCGACATGGAACACGGTCCTGGTGGCATCCCCGAAGCGCTCGCGTGTCTCCACGCGCTCACCGCAACAAACACCCCAGCGATCCTACGATTGCCAGAGAGCTCCGCTGCGTGGGCCAAGAAAGCCCTCGATCTCGGCCCACAAGGCCTCATGTTTCCCATGATCGAAAGCCCAATCGAAGCCCAAGAAGCCGTCTCTTATTGCCGGTTCCCGCCACGTGGCGTCCGAGGTTCTGCCCACACTGTAGTCAGAGCTTCGAACTACGGAATCGACGAAGGGTATTTGAGTAACTACGAGGACGAGTTGCTGATCATGTGCCAGGTGGAATCCGTAGAAGGCGTGAAACACGTCGATGAAATCGCGGCCGTTGATGGGGTCGACTGCGTTCAAATGGGGCCGTTGGATCTGAGTGCTAGTATGGGGTACTTGTGGGACCCAGGGAACAAGAAAGTCAAAGATATGTTGAGAGTAGCTGAGAGAGCTGTGTTGAATAGTGAGGGTGGGAATGGCGGGGCCTACTTGTCTGGGTTCGCATTACCTTACGATGGACCTGATGATCTTAGAAAACGAGGGTACCATATGGTTTCTGGTGCAGTCGATGTGGGACTGTTTAGGAGTGCGGCTGTGGAGGATGTGAAGAAGTTTAAGAGGGGGTTGGAGATGGACGGCTCTGATGATGAGCAGGAGGATCGTCAAGATGGTGATGAGAAGTACTGGAGCGAATGA
- the LOC115975228 gene encoding UPF0160 protein-like, whose amino-acid sequence MQAQTITRGLNQRLFTFHTHFTPLLLPLMATRVSAFSSAGSPNHAPLKRVGTHNGSFHCDEALGCFMIRLTDKFSNAEIVRSRDPQVLEGLDAVLDVGGVYDPSRDRYDHHQKGFDEVFGHGFSTKLSSAGLVYKHFGKEIIAKELQVDEEHPNVHRLFLAIYKSFMEAIDAVDNGINRYDTDKPPRYVNNTHLSSRVGRLNLDWIEPDQSPEKENEAFQRAMALAGSEFLDSVRYHAKSWLPARSIVLECLTARQDIDPSGEIMVLTTFCPWKLHLFELEEEMKTEPTVKYVLYQDDRSKHWRVQAVAVSPDSFESRKPLPSQWRGLRDDELSREAGIPGCVFVHMSGFIGGNQSYEGALAMAKAALKL is encoded by the exons ATGCAGGCACAAACCATTACCAGAGGCTTAAACCAGAGACTCTTCACTTTCCACACCCACTTcactcctcttcttcttcctctcatGGCTACTAGGGTTTCCGCTTTCTCTTCCGCCGGTTCTCCCAACCACGCGCCCCTAAAGCGCGTTGGCACTCACAACGGTAGCTTCCACTGCGACGAGGCCCTTGGTTGTTTCATGATTCGTCTCACCGATAAGTTTTCCAACGCCGAAATCGTTCGCTCTCGCGACCCTCAG GTATTGGAGGGCCTTGATGCTGTTCTTGATGTTGGGGGTGTGTATGATCCGAGTCGGGATCGGTATGATCATCACCAGAAGGGGTTTGATGAGGTTTTTGGGCATGGCTTCTCAACGAAGCTCAGTAGTGCCGGTCTTGTTTACAAG cATTTTGGAAAGGAGATAATAGCTAAGGAGCTTCAAGTTGATGAGGAGCATCCAAATGTGCATCGATTATTTTTGGCTATCTACAAGAGCTTCATGGAG GCAATTGATGCTGTTGACAATGGGATAAATCGGTATGATACAGACAAGCCTCCTAGATATGTGAATAATACACACTTGTCTTCAAGAGTTGGAAGATTAAATTTGGATTGGATAGAACCTGATCAATCCCCTGAGAAGGAGAATGAGGCTTTTCAGCGAGCAATGGCTTTGGCTGGCAGTGAGTTTTTAGAT aGTGTTCGGTATCATGCAAAATCATGGTTACCAGCACGATCAATTGTATTGGAGTGTCTTACAGCGAGACAAGATATTGATCCTAGTGGAGAAATTATGGTTTTGACTACATTCTGTCCT TGGAAGCTTCACTTATTTGAGCTTGAGGAGGAGATGAAGACTGAACCCACCGTCAAATATGTTCTCTATCAG GATGACAGGAGCAAACATTGGAGAGTGCAGGCGGTGGCAGTATCTCCTGATAGTTTTGAGAGCAGAAAGCCTCTCCCTTCTCAATGGCGAGGTCTGAGGGATGATGAACTCTCAAGGGAAGCAGGTATCCCTGGTTGTGTTTTCGTCCATATGAGTGGGTTTATTGGTGGAAATCAAAGCTATGAGGGTGCATTGGCCATGGCAAAGGCTGCTTTGAAGCTTTAA